The Candidatus Poribacteria bacterium genome contains the following window.
AGAGCAGTCCCTATGCCAAATACAGCTTCGACAGCAAGGTGAAAGGGTTTGAGGGTGGATTCGGCAGGCAGGTTCTAGGGGAGACATGGGTCAGCCATCATGGCCATCACGGCAGGGAGAGCACACGCGGAATCATCAACGACGAGATGAAGGATCATCCGATCCTGAGGGGCGTCAAGGATATTTGGGGCCCGACGGACGTCTACACGGTCAGGGACCTGACTGGCGACGCTAAGGTGCTGGTATGGGGACAGGTGCTTTTGGGGATGAGCCCTGCTGATAAACCCAATCCGGATAAACCGCTGATGCCGTTGGCGTGGATCAAGACATACACCGGGGAGCTCGGCAAGGTGTCCCGTGTCTTCTGCACCACCATGGGCGCCTCCGTGGATCTGCTGAACGAGGGCCTTCGTCGTCTGATCGTGAACGCCTGTTATTGGTGCGTGGGGATGGAGGATCGGATACCACCGAAGAGCGACGTCGATTTCGTGGGGGAATACAATCCCACCTTCTTCGGCTTCGGGAAACACCGAAAGGGCGTTCGACCCTCAGATCTCAAGACTTGACATAGGATATGGGCTCTGATATCATTAAGCCAAGTTGAAAAATCTGGTGATCATCGTCCGGCGATGGTCATCGGCCATAAGAGGTGAGCCTTGCGGATGAGAGGGTGGCATCAAATGCCGATTATCATGGCACTTGTTATCCTGACGCCGCTGCTTATGGGCTTTAAATGGGATTCCAGCAAGTTCATGTCAACGGATGAGATACGACCCGGGATGAAAGGGGAAGCGCTGACGGTATTGCAGGGGACGAAGATCGAGAGGTTGAAGCTGAGAATACTCAGCGTTCAGAAAAATGCCTTTCCGAAAAGCAACCTCATAAGGGCGATCGGAACCGACGATACGTTTAAGAGGATAGGAGTTGTGAGCGGGATGAGCGGAAGTCCTGTGTATATCGACGGCAGATTGATAGGTGCAATCGCCTATGCTTATTACTATTCCAAGGAACCCATAATGGGCATAACGCCGATAGAGTCGATGCTTAAGGTCTTCGACTATATGGAACGTCCGAAGCCGAAGGCACCGGGCGGGATCGGGCTCCTACCCTTCTTCAGCGCCGAGGAGATGCTGGCCAGGATAAATGAGAAGGCGAATCGATCCATAGATGAGCCGATCCGATCTCCCGGCGAGCTCAAACCTGTCAAAATGCCGATCGCCATATCCGGATTCTCCGAAGGAGCCACAAAAGCCCTCAAGGCAATGCTCTCAGGTTACAACATCATGCTGGTGGAGGGCGGAGGAGGGGAATACCCCGATCTATCCCCTCCGATACAGCCAGGCGCCGTGGTGGGGACGGAGTTCGTCAGAGGCGATCTGACCGCCTTCGGTTACGGCACGGTCACATACCGTGACGGGGATAAGATCCTCATATTCGGCCATCCCGATTTCGGCGAAGGCGATGTGAACCTGCCCCTCTCCGGCGGATACGTCCATTGTATCATCCCGAGCTTCTATGTGGGGTTTAAACTGGCGGGGGCGACCAAACCGTTCGGGGCGATGAAACAGGATAGGGAGTTCGCATGCGCCGGGGTTATCGGCAAGGTGCCCGGCTACATACCGGTAAAAGTCCATGTGACCACCTCCCGGAACAAAGTTGAGGAATACAACTACGAAGTGGCCAGACACAAGCTTCTCACCCCTTCCTTCATCACATCGGTTGTGTGGAGCACCATAGATGCCGCCGAGAAGGAGACGGGAAAATATACCGTTAAGGTCAGATCCCTCATCCAACCCAAAGAATATCCGGCTATAGTGAAGGAGGATGTCTTCTCAGGCGAGGCCTCTCCCGGGCTGGCAGCGGCCAGTCTACTGTATCCCGTTTCCACGCTGATGAGAAACAGCTTCCAGGAGCTTGAAATCGAAAAGGTGGAGCTGGAGATCAAGATAGAGGATAAAAGGAACACCGCCCTGATAGAGGAGGCAAGGATAGATAAAAGGATTTATAAGCCCGGGGAAAAGGTCAGATTAACCCTCTCCATCAGGCCATATCTGGAGAATCCCATAAGGGAAACGCTCGAAATTCAGCTTCCAAAGGATATCCCGGAAGGACCCGTGATGATGATCATCGGGAGCGCGTCGGCGATCCTCTCCTGGGATAAAAGCCGGGCGCCTCAGAAATATGTGCCCAAGAACATACAGCAGCTTATGCAGATCATACAGAGAGGCGAGAAGAACGATCATCTCGTGGTGGAGCTGTTCGTGCCGAGGCCCGGCCTCACCATCTCCGGTGAGGAGCTGCCCGATCTGCCTATCTCGATGTTCTATGTGATGAACTCCTCACAGCAAACCGGCGAGGTCAGCATGACCAAGGGAACGACCCTCCTGAGAGAGGTGATCCCTACCGATTTCGTCCTGTCCGGAAGCAAGATACTCCGGTTCACAGTGAGCCGGAGGGCAAGATGAGCGAAAGGAGGCAATCATGAGAAGGCTTACGATCTATCCGATGGTTTTCCTATTGATCTTCCCCGTCGTCCTACAGGCTTGGGCGACACAGACGAAGATATGGATGCAGAGGAGCTATAAGGATTTCTCCGCCGGGGAGGCCAAAAACGTCTCGATATCCAATAAGGGCGAGGTGACCCTCTCGTTCAAGTTGGATAAAATAAGCGATGTAAAGGAGGACTTCATCTGGGATCTTGCGGAGGACGCCCAGGAGAACCTGTACGTGGGAACGGGAAAGGAAGGCAGGGTATACAGGATCTCGCCTGACGGGAAGGCCGAGATCTTCTTCGACTCACCTGAGGTGAACGCGCAGTCCCTGCTCATCGACAAATCGGGCAACATCTACGCAGGGACGGCGCCTGATGGGCTGATCTTCAAGATAACCCCCGATAAGGTTCCCTCCACCTTCTTCAGCTCAGGCGAGAAGTATGTCTGGGATCTGGCAATCGACGACGCAGGGAACATCTATGCCGCAACGGGCCCCAACGGCAAGATCTTCAAGATCACGCCTGAAGGTGCTGGAGAGGTGCTCTTCGACTCGGAGGAGACGAACATCACGTGCCTGTATCTGCGCGGCGATACCCTCTATGCCGGAGGCGATAAAAACGGGATTATCTACGCAATATCGCTTCAGACGGGCAAGGTGTCGGTGGTATATGACGCTCAGGAAAAGGAGATCCATACCCTGGCCATAGACGAGAAGGGAAATATCTACGCTGCTGCTACGACGGGCGCCCCGCCCCAACCGAGCGGACCTGGAGGGGGGGAACAGGAGCAGAGGAAATCCTCGATCTATTTGATCTCATCCGACGGAGTGGTGCGGAAGATCTGGACCTCACCTGATCCGCTCATCCTCTCCCTCTCTTTCGATCCCGAAGGAAGGTTGCTCGTGGGGACGGGTGATTCGGGCAAGCTCTACTCCCTCACGCCGGACGGTCAGTTCTCGATGCTGGCGAAATGTGAGGCGTCCCAGGTTCTGAGCATATATCGATCCAAGAAATCCCTGTATCTGGGCACGGGAAACGGCGGCGTGCTTTATAGCCTCTCGCCGGATCGATCGAAAGAGGGGGAGATAACCTCGAAGGTTTTCGACGCCTCGATCGTCTCGAGGTGGGGAAACATACTCTGGGAGGCCGACACGCCTCAGGGGACGAGCGTCCTCTTGGCTACCAGATCGGGGAACACCTCTAAGCCCGATAACACCTGGAGCGACTGGTCCGAGGATTATACGGCCTCCGACGGCACCCCTATAAAGAGCCCATCCTCACGGTTCATCCAGTGGAGGGCCAAGCTGCAGACCTCAGATCCCTCTCAAACGCCGAGGCTGAAATCGGTCTGGGTGACATACCTGCAGGGGAACGTGCCGCCTGAGATCGTCAAGATATCCGTGGACGGGGACGATTCGAAGCAAGGAGAACCCAGAAGGGAGCTCGGACCGCCTCAGAGAGGTCCCTCCCCCCCCGGTGGCGCCAAGGGCGGTGGTAAGATCAAGACGATCAAATGGCAGGTGCGAGATCCGAATGGGGATAAACTTATCTTCTCCGTATATCTGAAGGGGGTGGATGAGGGGAACTGGAGGCTCCTCAAGGAGAAGCTCCGAAAGAGCTCCTATCAGTTCGATTCATCCACCCTGCCCGACGGCTGGTATCACGTCAAGGTGGTGGCGAGCGACCTGCCCTCCAATCCGTCCGACATGAGCAAGGTGGCGGAGAAGATCAGCGATCCGTTCCTCGTCGATAACAGCCAACCGTCGATATCCGATATATCCGCGGCGGTCACCGGAGATCAGGTTACGGTGACGTTTTCGGCAAGCGATCCGACATCGCTTCTCAGCTCGGCCTCTTATTCGTTGGACAACCAGGATTGGATGGTTCTCTTCCCCGATGATGGTCTCTTCGACTCCAAGAAGGAATCGTTCAAGATCGACCTCAAAGGTCTTGCCGCCGGAGCACATACGATCTCCGTCAGGGTCTCCGATATAGCGGGCAACACCTCATCGGCGAGGAAAGGGTTTTCCAAATAGAGGGAAGGATGAAGTCAAAGGTCTTCAGTCATCTGATAGATGTAAAGGGTAGATTCGGGGCGGGATACCTCCTGCTGATAGATCCCGATAGGGCTGAGATGCGGGAGATCGACCGCATCGCCGAGGTCGCGGCGAGTTCGGGCGTGGACGCCTTCCTCGTGGGCACGAGCATCCTCACGGACGGTTCCGTGGATGGGGTGATCGGGAGGATAAAGGCCGTATCCCACCTTCCGGTCATCCTCTTTCCCGGCGCGTCACATCATCTCTCACCTCTAGCGGATGCCGTGCTCTTTCTAAGCCTCATAAGCGGCAGAAACCCCCAATTTCTCATAGGCGAGCAGGTTAAAGCCGCGCCGCTTATAAGAAGGTATGGACTTGAGGCCATATCGACCGGATATATGCTTATAGAGGGCGGCAGTTACACCTCGGTCGAGTTCATGAGCGGCACGAGACCGATACCCCGGGATAAAATCGATATCGCCTGTGCCCACGCCTTAGCCGGGGAGCTTCTGGGGATGAAGTGCATCTACCTTGAAGCCGGAAGCGGTGCAAGGGAGCCCGTCCCGAACGAGATGATCTGTGGCGTGAAAAGCTGGGTGTCCATCCCCGTCATCGTCGGGGGAGGAATCAGATCGCCCGATGTTGCCAGGGAGAAGGTCGAATCGGGAGCCGATTTCATCGTAACGGGGAACGTCTTCGAGGGGAAATTCGACCCGGGCTTGCTGTCCGAATTCGCCGAGGCGATACATCACATCGACGAAGGATAGGGGAGATCAGATTCCCCTGATCATTTCAACCTTTCCAGCTTCTCGAAGGTGGCCTTAATGTACCTCACCTGTCGCTCCACCCTGGCCTCCATGTTTTCCTGTCCTATCTCCTCAGAGGCCTCTGAGGGTTTGCCCCAAACGCCACATCTCGTCGTCCGATCGAAGCCGACGTAGTCGTTATACTCCTGGCCCACATCAGGTGTGAAGTCCTCCGCCCTCTCCATCTTCACAAGCTCCGGGTGGAAGTACAGCATCGTCGAGGTCTCACCCCTCCCCGAGTGTATATCCTCCGGTATCCGTTCCCTCTCGCCCGGCAGAGCTCCATCGGCCCAGATTATGGTCATATCCGAATACCTGAAGTTCAGATCGCGTATAGTGGGTTTGATGACCCAATTACCTCCATGTGCGCTTAACACGACGACCTTCTTTATCCCGTGGTGTCGAAGCGACAGGATTATGTCCTCGATCACGAGCGCCAACGTCTGAGGACGGAGGGTGATCGTTCCAGGAAAGCCCATGTGTTCCTGCGAGTTGCCGTAGGGAAGAGCGGGCAGGACATAGGCGTTAAGCCTTTCACCCAGCTCTTTAGCCCATCGATCGGCTATCAGCCAATCCGTTCCCAGGGGCAGATGCCTGCCGTGTTGTTCTATGGATCCGATCGGGAGGATGGCGATCTCCACATCTGCTTCGGCCACCTCCTCCCATGAGTTGAAGACCGTTACCATCCCTCACCTCCTCATCCCTTCAGTCGATGATACTAATTCCCAGGGCTTTCTCGATCTCACCCTTCAGATAGGTTATGATCCTCTCCACATCCCTTTCACCTTTGGCTGCGGTCGCCTTCTCCGGAGCATTTCCCTCACTCCAGCCGTGATCCCGATAATTCTCCTCGCCGATGGCCTCCATGTCGACCATCTCCTTATCCAGATAGAGCATGAAGGAGGTCTCGCTTATTCCCGCGTGATCCCCCTCCATGATGAGCGACTCGCAGAAGGGGATGATCGTGATCGCCTGTAAGTCATCTCCGTCTTTGACCTCCTCCGAATGCAATGGGCAGATATGTTATATCTCAATTCGAGGGAGAGATCAATATATGGACGGAGAATCCTCCCCACGAGCAGGGGATAGATCGGCATCGCGGCGAGGCTCGATATCACAAAATATCCCCCTGCCGTACGGCATTAATCACAGACCTCCCTGAAGATACGAAGGAAGTTTTCACCCAGTATCTTTCGGATCTCCTCCTCGGAGAACCCTCTCTCGAAGAGGAGTTCCGTTATCTTGGGCATTTTCGTACAGTCCTCGATACCTTCCGGCAGGTTAGGCAAACCGTCGAAATCCGAACCGAGTCCGACGTAATCGGCGCCTACCAGATCGACCATATACTGGATATGCTCAACGATTCTCTCGACGGTCACCCGCGGAGGATCGGCCCCTTCGATATGTTTCATCAGATATCTGGGATAGAAATTGACGAAAACCACCCCGCCCTTTTGAGCGAGAGCCTTTATCATCTCATCGGACATATTCCGCGGGTGGTCACAGAGAGCCCTCGCGGAGGAGTGAGAGGCGATTATCGGATCGTCGCTTATCTCGAGGGCGTCCCAGAAGGTCTTATCCGAGACATGTGAGATATCCACGATCATTCCGATCCGGTTCATCTCCCTGACGATCTCCTTTCCGAAATCGGTTAACCCACCCTCCAATTTAGGATTGACGGCCGAATCAGCCCAGTCGTTGCTGTTGTTCCAGGTTAAGGTCATGATCCTGACGCCCAGCCTACGATATATCCTCAGCACCTCGATGCTGTTATCTATGGCGTGACCGCCCTCGACGGCGAGCACGGCAGCCAATTTGCCCTGTGATTTCGCCTCGGTGATCTCATCTGCCGTGCATGCATGAATCACCTCCCCGGAGGAGGCCTCGATCTGCCTGAAAAAGGCGTCCATTATGCTTAAAGCTCTTTTTATATACTCGCCACGCGGTATCTTCGGATCAACCCAGCACGCGAAGACCTCAAGATCAATTCCTCCCTCACGCATCCTCGGGAAGTCCAGATGTCCGCGATTTGATCTCAGGTTCAGATTCTCGCCTTTAAGCGCCCTGAGTAGGGAATCGGAGTGACAATCACAGACCAGAGCATCCATGTGTAGTTTTAAAGCCCTTTCATCCATCCGTACACCTCAGAAGTTCATAGTCCCTGCTATCTGAGAGCAGGCGAAGGTTATTAGGAAACTCAGATCCCCGAGTTTCTCCCCGTCGTTTCCGGCGAGGGCCTGAAGCGATTTATCGCCACCGTCGAACCGGTCGCTGAGACTCCAGATGGTCATTCCGCTCTCCACCGATACCATCCTCAGATATAAGCCTATGGCCGGAGGATGTGAGAACAGGTTCTTAAGGAATGGAACTGGGATGGGATTTGCGGTCGCGGGACGGTAGTCCGTTATCTCACCGACTATGACGGCGTCGGCCTTCAGCTTGGAGCCCAGCTTTTTGGCCAGCTCGTCGGTCAGTTCCGCCGATTCGACCCCCTCCTCCTCGAGCAGTTGATCCACCTTGTATCTATCGACCACCTCGAACCTGTCGAGCTTCAGTATCTGAACGGTCAGCTCATCCCTGACCCTATCCGCCACCTTGGCGGCGGCCCTATCGGATTTAATCGGCATGATGGCGATCCGATTCACCTTCTCGGGTTGGAAGAAGGAGGAGAGACCGAAGTTTATCCTCTTCGGCTCGATCCTCGATCCGGCGCAACCGGCCGATATCGCCAGGAGGCAGAGACATAATAAAAGGGCCGCCCTTTTCATTCCCTCATCTCCTCATCCAGTCTAACGGGGACGCCTTTTTGGCGCAGATACCTTTTAACCTCGACCACCGTATATTCCCTGTAGTGAAAGATGGATGCCGCTAAGG
Protein-coding sequences here:
- a CDS encoding ThuA domain-containing protein: MGDRGEPWVLYEGRDGPGEGKHIVLISGDEEYRSEEALPMLGKILAVHHGFKCTVLFAVDPQTGEINPQIQTNIPGLHNLETADLMVIFTRFRELPDEQMRYIVDYINSGGPVVGLRTATHAFRYTRNKSSPYAKYSFDSKVKGFEGGFGRQVLGETWVSHHGHHGRESTRGIINDEMKDHPILRGVKDIWGPTDVYTVRDLTGDAKVLVWGQVLLGMSPADKPNPDKPLMPLAWIKTYTGELGKVSRVFCTTMGASVDLLNEGLRRLIVNACYWCVGMEDRIPPKSDVDFVGEYNPTFFGFGKHRKGVRPSDLKT
- a CDS encoding geranylgeranylglyceryl/heptaprenylglyceryl phosphate synthase; its protein translation is MKSKVFSHLIDVKGRFGAGYLLLIDPDRAEMREIDRIAEVAASSGVDAFLVGTSILTDGSVDGVIGRIKAVSHLPVILFPGASHHLSPLADAVLFLSLISGRNPQFLIGEQVKAAPLIRRYGLEAISTGYMLIEGGSYTSVEFMSGTRPIPRDKIDIACAHALAGELLGMKCIYLEAGSGAREPVPNEMICGVKSWVSIPVIVGGGIRSPDVAREKVESGADFIVTGNVFEGKFDPGLLSEFAEAIHHIDEG
- a CDS encoding creatininase family protein, with amino-acid sequence MVTVFNSWEEVAEADVEIAILPIGSIEQHGRHLPLGTDWLIADRWAKELGERLNAYVLPALPYGNSQEHMGFPGTITLRPQTLALVIEDIILSLRHHGIKKVVVLSAHGGNWVIKPTIRDLNFRYSDMTIIWADGALPGERERIPEDIHSGRGETSTMLYFHPELVKMERAEDFTPDVGQEYNDYVGFDRTTRCGVWGKPSEASEEIGQENMEARVERQVRYIKATFEKLERLK
- a CDS encoding creatininase family protein, with the translated sequence MHSEEVKDGDDLQAITIIPFCESLIMEGDHAGISETSFMLYLDKEMVDMEAIGEENYRDHGWSEGNAPEKATAAKGERDVERIITYLKGEIEKALGISIID
- a CDS encoding dipeptidase, whose amino-acid sequence is MVCDCHSDSLLRALKGENLNLRSNRGHLDFPRMREGGIDLEVFACWVDPKIPRGEYIKRALSIMDAFFRQIEASSGEVIHACTADEITEAKSQGKLAAVLAVEGGHAIDNSIEVLRIYRRLGVRIMTLTWNNSNDWADSAVNPKLEGGLTDFGKEIVREMNRIGMIVDISHVSDKTFWDALEISDDPIIASHSSARALCDHPRNMSDEMIKALAQKGGVVFVNFYPRYLMKHIEGADPPRVTVERIVEHIQYMVDLVGADYVGLGSDFDGLPNLPEGIEDCTKMPKITELLFERGFSEEEIRKILGENFLRIFREVCD